The following are from one region of the Rhodopirellula sp. P2 genome:
- a CDS encoding anthranilate synthase component II produces MILLLDNYDSFVHNVARYLRVAARRNRTGNNLPMEDEPGKGLRTQVVRSDTLTVEQIVAMNPSAIVISPGPHGPESAGCSLEVVQQLAGRIPILGICLGHQAIAAAYGAKVIVGPPMHGMAVPIRHCGASVFAGLPSTLEVGRYHSLRVDATTLPESLEVTAWAADDPSLVMGLADHERCVHGVQFHPESLLTQDGLAMFEHFIGLAQRHQPDAHPLTRNSRYQRSALPTVSISPTKSGGGVSP; encoded by the coding sequence TTGATCCTGTTACTCGATAACTACGACTCCTTCGTTCACAATGTGGCGCGTTATCTACGCGTCGCTGCTCGTCGGAACCGCACTGGCAACAACCTGCCAATGGAAGACGAGCCCGGCAAAGGGCTGCGAACCCAAGTCGTCCGCAGTGACACGCTGACGGTCGAACAAATTGTCGCGATGAATCCGAGTGCGATTGTGATTTCGCCCGGTCCCCACGGCCCCGAGTCCGCAGGCTGTTCTCTCGAAGTCGTCCAACAACTCGCTGGCCGCATTCCCATTTTGGGAATCTGCTTGGGACATCAGGCGATCGCGGCTGCCTACGGGGCGAAAGTCATCGTCGGCCCGCCGATGCACGGGATGGCGGTCCCCATCCGGCATTGTGGCGCCAGCGTCTTTGCGGGGTTGCCGTCGACATTGGAAGTCGGGCGGTATCACTCGCTCCGCGTCGATGCAACCACCTTGCCCGAGTCTTTGGAAGTCACCGCCTGGGCCGCCGACGATCCGAGCTTGGTGATGGGGTTGGCGGATCACGAGCGCTGCGTGCACGGGGTTCAGTTTCATCCTGAATCATTGTTGACCCAAGATGGACTGGCGATGTTCGAACACTTCATCGGATTGGCCCAACGTCATCAGCCCGATGCTCACCCGCTCACTCGCAATTCGCGGTACCAACGCAGCGCACTGCCGACCGTGTCAATCTCGCCAACCAAATCCGGCGGAGGCGTGAGTCCATGA
- a CDS encoding DUF447 domain-containing protein, with translation MILESLVTTRDAIGRVNLAPLGPIVQPPATAGGLPTFLLRPYQGSTTCTNLLANGNAVIHVIDDALLIAKTAIGSVDASELVIPVPGLESSHVRLTRCHRWFAIRVTQRAGTPPRHELTASCLDSQIVDPFFGFNRAKHAVIEAAIAATRLHLLPDGEIAEELRRAAIAVDKTGGDDEREALQLIERHVRETKVS, from the coding sequence ATGATTTTGGAATCACTGGTCACCACCCGGGACGCCATTGGACGCGTCAACCTGGCTCCTCTGGGCCCGATCGTGCAGCCGCCTGCTACGGCAGGCGGTCTGCCCACCTTTTTGCTGCGGCCCTACCAAGGTTCCACGACCTGCACGAATCTACTGGCAAACGGAAACGCGGTGATTCATGTGATCGACGACGCCTTGTTGATCGCGAAAACAGCAATTGGAAGTGTTGATGCGTCGGAGTTGGTCATTCCTGTGCCTGGACTGGAAAGCTCGCACGTTCGGCTGACGCGCTGCCATCGCTGGTTTGCGATTCGCGTGACGCAGCGTGCCGGCACACCGCCCAGACATGAACTGACAGCGAGCTGCTTGGATTCCCAGATCGTGGATCCCTTCTTTGGATTCAATCGTGCCAAACACGCGGTGATCGAAGCGGCAATCGCCGCGACGCGTCTGCATCTGTTGCCGGACGGCGAGATCGCAGAAGAACTCCGACGTGCCGCGATCGCCGTTGACAAGACAGGCGGCGACGACGAACGAGAAGCGTTGCAACTGATTGAGCGACACGTGCGAGAGACGAAGGTCTCATGA
- a CDS encoding GHMP family kinase ATP-binding protein has translation MSIEVQTGARLHFGLLDVAPPFGGCGVMIDGPPTRVRVSAASAFASDVRHRDRIAGIVHRWQQMTGNDSPPAVAIEVLHAAPSHHGLGSGTQLSLAIADALLKQTSGETPAREQVLQLANRGRRSAVGSHGFFDPGLIVEGLDRQRSTGSQLNPIDQRIQLPDAWRVGVVLMDEVSSAETISGDEEQQQFDALHPAHDDDRSRLVGILTEQLIPAIERVDFPSFAKAVTQYNRSSGELFAPVQGGPYNGEATTQLIEQLIAIGLHGVGQSSWGPGVFTWFESEQAAQQTARNWRERFPGTRLLVQRPLGQATPH, from the coding sequence ATGAGCATCGAAGTTCAAACGGGAGCGCGCTTGCACTTTGGATTGCTGGACGTCGCCCCGCCGTTTGGCGGTTGCGGGGTGATGATCGATGGTCCGCCCACACGCGTTCGCGTGAGTGCAGCCTCCGCCTTCGCATCGGACGTGCGACATCGCGACCGAATTGCCGGAATCGTCCACCGTTGGCAACAAATGACTGGCAACGACTCGCCTCCGGCGGTTGCCATCGAAGTCCTTCACGCCGCTCCATCACACCATGGTTTGGGAAGCGGGACTCAGCTGTCACTTGCCATTGCCGATGCCTTGCTGAAACAAACATCCGGTGAAACGCCCGCTCGAGAACAAGTCCTCCAGTTGGCCAACCGAGGTCGCCGAAGTGCGGTCGGTTCGCACGGGTTCTTCGACCCCGGTTTGATCGTGGAAGGTCTCGACCGCCAACGATCGACGGGATCCCAACTCAACCCGATCGACCAACGAATCCAACTTCCTGATGCATGGCGAGTCGGAGTGGTGTTGATGGACGAAGTGTCTTCCGCAGAAACGATCAGCGGCGACGAAGAACAACAACAATTCGATGCATTGCACCCGGCACACGATGATGATCGGTCACGACTCGTCGGGATCCTCACAGAACAGCTGATCCCCGCTATCGAACGCGTGGACTTCCCGAGCTTCGCCAAGGCGGTCACCCAGTACAACCGATCCAGTGGCGAACTGTTCGCCCCGGTTCAAGGCGGTCCTTACAACGGCGAAGCCACAACCCAACTGATAGAACAATTGATCGCCATTGGATTGCACGGGGTTGGCCAGAGCAGTTGGGGCCCCGGTGTATTCACTTGGTTTGAATCAGAACAGGCTGCGCAACAAACCGCACGGAACTGGAGAGAACGATTCCCTGGAACACGCTTGCTCGTCCAACGCCCACTCGGCCAAGCGACTCCACATTGA
- a CDS encoding tRNA (cytidine(34)-2'-O)-methyltransferase — MSDSPPLSAAPPAHVVLYQPEIPQNTGNIGRTCVAVGAKLWIVEPASFQFDEKRLRRAGLDYWQYLDWEPVPSWESLCEHLDPERFFFFSKFAKRTVWEADFTLGDVLVFGRETSGLPSTILKPNDPRALRLPMREQVRSLNLSVTAGIALYEHQRQTTAIS, encoded by the coding sequence ATGTCCGACAGTCCACCCTTATCCGCCGCACCGCCTGCCCACGTCGTCCTGTATCAGCCGGAAATCCCCCAGAACACGGGGAATATCGGGCGGACCTGCGTGGCGGTGGGGGCCAAACTTTGGATCGTCGAACCGGCTTCGTTTCAGTTCGACGAAAAACGATTGCGTCGAGCCGGGTTGGACTACTGGCAGTACCTGGACTGGGAACCGGTCCCGTCCTGGGAGTCTTTGTGCGAACACCTGGATCCGGAACGGTTCTTCTTCTTTTCAAAGTTTGCGAAGCGGACTGTTTGGGAAGCCGATTTCACGCTGGGAGATGTGCTGGTGTTCGGCCGCGAAACCAGCGGGTTGCCCTCGACAATTCTGAAACCCAATGACCCGCGAGCGTTGCGGTTGCCGATGAGAGAACAAGTTCGAAGTTTGAACTTGAGCGTCACCGCTGGAATCGCGTTGTACGAACACCAACGTCAAACAACGGCGATTTCGTAG
- a CDS encoding 3-keto-disaccharide hydrolase, producing MKLHLNHRLPLCVALCLAALTTSHAQDATDAQSGWTALFNGKDMTGWHGQPHFDPYKLAELSEEERATKIEAWTADAKQHWSIENGELVNDGHGAYLTTDENFSDYELKLEYRTVAKADSGIYLKGTPQVQIWDYTDEGKFNIGSNLGSGALWNNSPKAPGKDPLVLADKPFGEWNTVHIVQVGSRTSVWLNGKQTVDHAIMENYWRRDEPLPPSGPIQLQTHGGEIRWRNLEVRPLGTEEANSILAANQNDGFVSVFDGKTLDGWIGAVNDYEVTENGSVQCQKGRGGNLLTEKEYSDFSARLLFRLPARGNNGLAIRAPKEGNPAYAAMTELQVLDNDHPAYAKLDERQYHGSAYGMAAAKRGYLRPTGEWNFQQVTVIGPTIRVELNGNVILDADVSQIEDYMAGSAHPGKTRTSGHFGFAGHNDPVEFKDISIREEN from the coding sequence ATGAAATTACACCTGAACCATCGCTTGCCACTTTGCGTGGCCTTGTGCCTTGCCGCCCTCACGACTTCTCATGCCCAAGACGCCACCGACGCCCAGTCCGGCTGGACGGCGTTGTTCAACGGCAAAGACATGACGGGATGGCACGGCCAACCCCACTTTGACCCGTACAAACTCGCCGAACTGTCCGAAGAAGAACGTGCGACGAAGATCGAAGCATGGACCGCGGACGCCAAGCAACATTGGTCGATCGAGAACGGCGAATTGGTCAACGACGGTCACGGGGCTTACCTGACCACGGACGAGAACTTCTCGGACTACGAGTTGAAACTCGAGTACCGCACCGTCGCGAAAGCAGATAGCGGCATCTACTTGAAGGGCACCCCGCAAGTCCAGATCTGGGACTACACCGACGAAGGCAAGTTCAACATCGGATCCAACCTGGGCAGCGGAGCCTTGTGGAACAACTCGCCCAAGGCGCCCGGCAAAGACCCCTTGGTTTTGGCTGACAAGCCATTCGGCGAATGGAACACCGTGCACATCGTCCAAGTCGGTTCACGCACCTCGGTGTGGTTGAACGGCAAGCAAACCGTCGATCACGCAATCATGGAAAACTACTGGCGGCGTGACGAGCCATTGCCCCCCTCGGGCCCCATCCAACTGCAAACGCACGGCGGTGAAATCCGCTGGCGAAACCTGGAAGTGCGGCCTCTGGGAACAGAAGAAGCCAACTCGATTTTGGCAGCCAACCAAAACGATGGATTCGTTTCCGTGTTTGATGGCAAGACCCTCGATGGTTGGATCGGAGCCGTCAACGATTACGAAGTCACCGAAAACGGTTCCGTCCAATGCCAAAAGGGCCGCGGTGGCAATCTGTTGACCGAAAAGGAATACAGCGACTTCTCAGCTCGCTTGTTGTTCCGTTTGCCAGCACGAGGCAACAACGGCTTGGCCATCCGAGCCCCCAAAGAAGGCAACCCGGCCTATGCCGCGATGACCGAACTGCAAGTCCTGGACAACGATCACCCCGCTTACGCCAAGTTGGATGAACGTCAGTACCACGGTTCGGCTTATGGCATGGCAGCTGCAAAACGCGGCTACCTGCGTCCGACTGGTGAGTGGAACTTCCAACAAGTGACTGTGATTGGCCCCACAATCCGAGTGGAGCTGAACGGCAACGTGATCCTCGATGCCGATGTCTCCCAGATCGAAGACTACATGGCTGGCAGCGCTCACCCAGGCAAGACTCGCACCTCCGGCCACTTCGGATTCGCCGGCCACAATGACCCGGTCGAGTTCAAAGACATCTCGATCCGCGAAGAAAACTGA
- a CDS encoding tRNA-uridine aminocarboxypropyltransferase translates to MNPNESLVAPDSPTRCHVCFRPRSLCFCKLIPKVANQTEVLIMQHRRERSHPFNTARIVSQSLQRCQVMVAYNHELAERFATMQLSDRVGLLYPGENAKLLSDLEPDERPEQLVVIDGTWHHAKTLFRDIPRLQTLPRYRLAPSEPGRYRIRREPNEHALSTLEATVAALSAIEPTTPGFDRLVDVFDRMISDQLNVSKSNWRHNEARRPGSPNVPRVLTKDISKIVVAYGEQERGNTGEGSSAANQPPAPLYWNAVRMGTGEFFRCAIQSKSLNDEAFMERLRLTPDELQPLVSVDDFRERWRSFVRADDHLAVFHRSTSKLLEDVAANFSPSIVLKSIHLKPQTKESDPRTPAILAHQTSNSRPLRRLAWAVRFVEELAATKAPGSDGP, encoded by the coding sequence CTGAATCCGAACGAATCCCTGGTCGCCCCCGACTCGCCAACTCGCTGCCACGTCTGCTTTCGTCCTCGGTCACTGTGTTTTTGCAAACTGATTCCGAAGGTTGCCAACCAGACCGAGGTGTTGATCATGCAACACCGTCGCGAACGATCCCACCCCTTCAACACCGCCCGGATCGTCAGCCAATCGCTGCAAAGGTGCCAAGTCATGGTGGCTTACAACCATGAATTGGCGGAGCGGTTTGCCACCATGCAACTCAGCGATCGCGTCGGTCTGTTGTACCCCGGCGAGAACGCGAAACTGCTCTCGGACCTGGAGCCTGACGAACGCCCTGAGCAACTGGTCGTGATCGATGGAACCTGGCATCACGCCAAGACGCTCTTTCGCGACATTCCGCGTCTGCAAACGCTGCCCCGATATCGGCTGGCTCCCTCGGAACCCGGGCGTTACCGAATCCGTCGCGAACCCAATGAACACGCCCTGTCGACGCTGGAAGCCACCGTCGCGGCCTTGTCCGCAATCGAGCCCACCACACCTGGATTTGACCGCTTGGTGGATGTGTTCGACCGCATGATCTCGGACCAGCTCAACGTCTCCAAGTCCAATTGGCGTCACAACGAAGCCCGCCGCCCTGGATCCCCCAACGTGCCGCGAGTGCTGACCAAGGACATCAGCAAAATTGTCGTCGCCTATGGCGAACAGGAACGTGGCAACACCGGCGAAGGATCGAGCGCGGCCAACCAACCGCCCGCACCGCTGTACTGGAACGCCGTCCGCATGGGCACGGGCGAGTTCTTTCGATGTGCGATCCAATCAAAATCCTTGAACGACGAAGCGTTCATGGAACGCTTGCGGCTGACGCCAGACGAATTGCAACCGCTTGTCTCCGTCGACGACTTTCGCGAGCGCTGGCGATCGTTCGTTCGTGCTGACGATCACTTGGCCGTCTTTCATCGCAGCACGTCGAAGCTGCTGGAAGACGTCGCGGCAAATTTCTCACCCAGCATCGTTCTGAAATCAATCCACTTGAAGCCCCAGACCAAGGAAAGTGATCCGCGTACCCCCGCGATCCTGGCCCACCAAACCAGCAACTCCCGGCCGCTGAGACGTCTCGCGTGGGCAGTCCGCTTCGTCGAAGAATTGGCGGCCACCAAGGCTCCCGGTTCAGACGGCCCGTGA
- the tnpA gene encoding IS200/IS605 family transposase: MSTHQQLLYHIVFSTKRRKRLLNDSIREDVFSYIAGVCKRLDGFPLEVGGYYDHAHLLVRIPARVAVSDFVGKIKSNTSKHLNEGKALGVPFGWQDGFGAFSVSPSNKDAVSRYIGGQMEHHRKRTFEEEYLQLLLKHEVEFDERYVFD; the protein is encoded by the coding sequence ATGTCAACTCATCAGCAGCTTCTCTACCACATTGTGTTCAGTACCAAGCGTCGCAAGCGACTTTTGAATGATTCGATTCGCGAGGATGTGTTCTCCTACATCGCTGGTGTGTGCAAACGGTTGGATGGCTTCCCGTTGGAGGTGGGCGGTTACTACGACCATGCTCACTTGCTCGTTCGGATCCCGGCTCGTGTGGCTGTCTCCGATTTTGTCGGCAAGATTAAATCCAATACGAGCAAACACCTGAACGAAGGAAAAGCTCTTGGAGTTCCTTTCGGGTGGCAGGATGGCTTTGGAGCATTTTCAGTCAGTCCATCCAACAAGGATGCGGTGAGTCGCTACATCGGTGGGCAGATGGAACATCATCGGAAGAGAACCTTTGAAGAGGAGTATTTGCAGTTGTTGTTGAAGCACGAAGTTGAGTTTGATGAGCGATATGTCTTTGACTGA
- a CDS encoding efflux RND transporter permease subunit produces MDPIKFAIENPVKAAVGVILVLLFGIIAFAQIPVQLTPDVDRPVITIRTQWAGRSPEEIEKSIIIEQEEKLKSVQGLWKMTSVASLGSAMTTLEFNVGSSPERILQEVSNKIDEVPEYPEDVDRPIIDVADTAGDDAIAYLLLQAEDPDFEVATFYDYADRFLKPSLERIEGVAEIDLKGGRQHQVQIRFDPTTLARRGITISELNAALRLDNINASAGDMANNRQDVRFRVLGQYDSLEPLRNTIIKYDDMGSPVRVADIADVELALEKTTHFDQCKGQTSMTIFVKRKTGSNVLDIIEQVKVVVDQMNAPDGVLRSFKNDRYGLRLRMAFDDSHYIYSAINLVKENLLIGGGLAVLVLLLFLRSIRSTLIVAVSIPISVIGTFVIMWFADRNLNVISLAGLSFAVGMVVDNAIVVLENIDRHLKQGSSPRQAAYDGTKEVWGAILASTLTTLAVFAPVLTIQDEAGQLFYDLILAICAAVGLSFVVSITVIPAAASLFLRPSTATGPIARSASQLFGIAPVFQRLGNGWASLIHLLTYRSIASAWLRIVLITLTILVSVVISMILMPPASYLPNGNKNFTFCRMSTPAGYSVMENFYVGQRIEQALKPFWSAKSSEEASAYGPITDQRSGKEFHTIPALKEFFFVVARGSVFMVGISDEPDNVEPIAAVFNKAFEVIPASKGVTSQKSIFGRGAGSSNAVDIEISGNDLVRLKSACSHLERELKVAFSKFSVRASPSNYNEAGPERQLQIKQEVAKRLNISVSELAMSARAMIDGSFVGDFDFEGDNIDLLLIRDPAIEISPDDVPDLPIAVREADGEVAMVPLGQIAEFVSTEASQEIRRVEQQRAISLSVTPPENIALEEAQATILEIVADARAEGHLGNDIFVTLSGNADRLSEVRASLMGRWTGWNWDSIGSVALSRFFLAMVITYLLMTALFENFLYPLVIMFTVPLATVGGFIGLWFIRQNDPTQQLDVLTMLGFVILVGVVVNNAILIVHQALNNMHGRHHDGEGDAEPMSPRDAIRESVRTRMRPIFMTTCTSVFGMLPLVIAPGSGSELYRGLGSIVVGGLLFSTVFTLLVIPLLFSLALDARRLIWKS; encoded by the coding sequence ATGGATCCCATCAAATTCGCCATCGAGAACCCCGTCAAAGCCGCCGTCGGCGTGATCTTGGTGCTGTTGTTTGGCATCATTGCGTTTGCACAAATTCCAGTGCAGCTGACGCCGGACGTCGATCGCCCTGTGATCACCATTCGGACGCAGTGGGCAGGACGCAGCCCCGAGGAGATCGAAAAGTCGATCATCATTGAACAAGAGGAGAAGCTGAAGTCGGTCCAAGGACTTTGGAAAATGACTTCGGTCGCCAGCCTCGGTTCGGCCATGACGACGCTCGAGTTCAATGTGGGATCGTCGCCCGAGCGAATTCTGCAAGAAGTGTCCAACAAGATCGATGAGGTTCCCGAGTACCCCGAAGACGTGGACCGACCGATCATCGATGTCGCCGATACCGCCGGTGATGACGCGATCGCGTACCTGTTGTTGCAAGCCGAAGACCCCGATTTTGAAGTGGCGACGTTCTACGACTACGCCGATCGGTTCCTCAAGCCCAGCCTGGAACGAATCGAAGGCGTTGCCGAAATTGACTTGAAAGGCGGTCGCCAACACCAAGTCCAAATTCGCTTTGACCCCACCACTTTGGCGCGGCGTGGAATCACGATTTCAGAACTGAATGCCGCGTTGCGGTTGGACAATATCAACGCCTCTGCAGGCGACATGGCCAACAATCGGCAAGACGTTCGGTTTCGAGTTCTCGGCCAATACGATTCGCTGGAACCGCTCCGCAACACGATCATCAAGTACGACGACATGGGCAGCCCCGTGCGTGTCGCGGATATTGCCGATGTGGAGCTCGCCTTGGAAAAGACGACTCACTTTGATCAGTGCAAAGGTCAAACATCGATGACGATTTTCGTCAAGCGAAAGACTGGCAGCAACGTGCTCGACATCATCGAGCAAGTCAAAGTCGTGGTGGACCAAATGAATGCCCCCGACGGTGTTCTACGCAGTTTTAAAAACGACCGTTACGGGTTGCGACTGCGAATGGCGTTCGATGATTCGCACTACATCTACAGTGCGATCAATCTGGTCAAAGAGAACCTGTTGATTGGCGGTGGGCTGGCCGTGCTGGTGTTGCTGCTGTTCCTTCGCAGCATTCGGTCCACGTTGATCGTCGCGGTCTCAATTCCGATCTCAGTCATCGGCACCTTTGTGATCATGTGGTTCGCCGATCGAAACCTGAACGTGATCTCCTTGGCCGGGCTCAGTTTCGCAGTCGGGATGGTGGTCGACAATGCAATTGTTGTGTTGGAAAACATTGATCGCCATCTCAAACAAGGGTCCAGCCCACGACAAGCCGCCTACGATGGCACCAAGGAAGTTTGGGGAGCGATTCTGGCATCGACCCTGACGACGCTCGCCGTGTTCGCGCCCGTGCTGACGATCCAAGACGAAGCCGGCCAATTGTTTTACGACCTGATTCTGGCGATTTGCGCCGCCGTCGGATTGTCGTTCGTTGTGTCGATCACGGTCATCCCGGCCGCCGCGTCGCTGTTTTTGCGTCCCTCGACGGCGACCGGCCCGATCGCACGTTCAGCATCGCAACTGTTCGGCATCGCTCCTGTTTTTCAGCGGCTCGGGAACGGTTGGGCATCGCTGATTCACCTTTTGACCTATCGCAGCATCGCCAGTGCTTGGCTGCGGATTGTTTTGATCACACTCACCATCCTGGTCTCGGTCGTGATCAGCATGATCTTGATGCCGCCAGCGAGTTACCTGCCCAACGGGAACAAGAACTTCACGTTCTGTCGGATGTCGACGCCAGCCGGTTACTCCGTGATGGAGAACTTCTACGTCGGGCAACGGATCGAACAAGCCTTGAAGCCTTTTTGGAGTGCGAAAAGTTCCGAGGAAGCGTCCGCCTATGGCCCGATCACGGACCAACGCTCTGGCAAAGAGTTTCACACGATTCCCGCTTTGAAGGAGTTCTTTTTTGTCGTGGCCCGTGGCAGTGTGTTCATGGTGGGAATCAGTGATGAGCCTGACAATGTGGAACCCATCGCTGCGGTGTTCAACAAAGCCTTTGAGGTGATCCCGGCGAGCAAAGGGGTGACGTCTCAGAAATCAATCTTTGGTCGTGGAGCGGGCAGTTCCAACGCCGTTGACATCGAGATCAGCGGGAACGACTTGGTCCGCCTGAAATCGGCTTGTTCCCACTTGGAACGGGAATTGAAAGTCGCGTTCTCGAAGTTTTCCGTTCGTGCGTCACCGAGCAACTACAACGAGGCCGGACCTGAACGGCAGTTGCAGATCAAACAAGAGGTCGCGAAACGCTTGAACATCAGCGTGAGCGAACTGGCCATGTCCGCTCGTGCGATGATCGATGGATCGTTTGTCGGTGACTTCGATTTCGAAGGCGACAACATCGATCTGTTGCTGATCCGCGACCCGGCAATTGAGATTTCGCCGGACGACGTCCCCGATTTGCCGATCGCGGTTCGCGAGGCCGATGGGGAAGTCGCCATGGTTCCTCTGGGGCAGATCGCCGAGTTTGTTTCGACGGAAGCGTCCCAGGAGATCCGACGTGTTGAACAACAGCGAGCGATCTCGCTGTCGGTCACGCCACCGGAGAACATCGCGTTGGAAGAGGCCCAAGCGACGATTCTCGAAATTGTGGCCGACGCCCGTGCGGAGGGACATCTTGGCAACGACATCTTTGTCACCCTGTCGGGAAACGCCGACCGTCTGTCGGAAGTTCGGGCCTCGTTGATGGGACGCTGGACGGGTTGGAATTGGGATTCCATCGGCAGTGTGGCACTGAGTCGTTTCTTCCTCGCGATGGTGATCACCTATCTGTTGATGACCGCGTTGTTCGAGAACTTTCTGTATCCGCTGGTCATCATGTTCACGGTTCCGTTGGCAACCGTTGGTGGCTTCATCGGTTTGTGGTTCATCCGTCAAAACGATCCGACACAACAGCTCGATGTGCTAACGATGCTGGGGTTTGTGATTCTGGTTGGGGTGGTGGTCAACAATGCGATTTTGATCGTTCACCAAGCCCTCAACAACATGCATGGCCGGCACCACGATGGCGAGGGCGACGCGGAGCCGATGTCGCCACGGGACGCGATTCGCGAATCCGTCCGCACTCGCATGCGGCCGATTTTCATGACGACGTGCACCAGCGTGTTTGGGATGTTGCCGCTGGTCATTGCCCCGGGTTCGGGCAGTGAATTGTATCGCGGGCTGGGCTCCATCGTGGTTGGCGGGTTGCTGTTTTCCACGGTGTTCACGCTGCTCGTGATTCCCTTGTTGTTCAGTCTGGCCCTGGATGCGCGGCGACTGATTTGGAAATCCTAA
- a CDS encoding efflux RND transporter periplasmic adaptor subunit yields MSQKFLITVLSVSTTTFLLGGLASYWVGNQLSPAADSASEVATATPAAKRGGPQAQLVRVDSIQRKTITPVRTLVGDLIAVRRATIATEVAGKIIELPVDEGSAVIAGKTRLARVDDTWTKLEEDKIATQIAEQKATLEFERADLRRYEDMLKHNAVSLSEAEQKRSLIEGLEAALAQHKVMLREANERDSRLEIFAPFDGSVVAKLAEVGEYLPIGSPIVEIVSSGRIDARIMVPEESLALIRVGDSLDMLIDSLGIELRGEVASINAQGSVGSRTFPVRIAMDDQDGTLLPGMGVSAFIPIQRESTELLVPRDAVLRKPDESTIWILEQGDSAAGDPNAATSGKPEGPKTNGAPNWTAHPIPVRVLSHTRESYAIAPVRKVDRPRLEPGVQVVTEGLERLVPGARVKVDPDTSELAAVPGTYRTGQQKSDRDR; encoded by the coding sequence ATGTCGCAAAAGTTCCTGATCACGGTCCTTTCCGTCTCCACAACGACATTCTTGCTGGGCGGACTGGCCAGCTACTGGGTTGGGAATCAGCTCTCACCCGCCGCAGATTCCGCTTCCGAGGTTGCGACGGCAACTCCCGCTGCAAAGCGTGGCGGCCCTCAGGCTCAACTCGTTCGCGTTGATTCGATTCAGCGGAAAACCATCACGCCAGTCCGGACCTTGGTCGGTGACCTGATAGCGGTTCGTCGTGCGACGATTGCGACCGAGGTTGCGGGCAAGATCATCGAGTTGCCCGTTGATGAAGGCAGTGCCGTGATCGCTGGCAAGACCCGCTTGGCTCGCGTGGATGACACATGGACCAAACTCGAAGAGGACAAGATCGCGACGCAAATCGCGGAACAGAAGGCGACGTTGGAATTCGAACGAGCCGATCTGCGACGCTACGAAGACATGCTCAAACACAACGCGGTCTCACTCAGCGAAGCCGAGCAGAAACGATCGCTGATCGAAGGTCTCGAAGCGGCGCTCGCTCAGCACAAGGTGATGCTGCGTGAAGCCAACGAGCGCGATTCGCGTCTGGAAATTTTCGCTCCTTTTGACGGGAGCGTCGTGGCGAAGCTTGCGGAGGTCGGTGAATACTTGCCGATCGGCAGTCCGATTGTGGAAATCGTTTCCAGTGGTCGCATCGACGCTCGCATCATGGTGCCAGAGGAATCGCTGGCATTGATCCGTGTGGGCGATTCGCTTGACATGCTGATCGATAGTCTGGGCATTGAACTGCGAGGCGAGGTTGCGTCGATCAACGCACAAGGATCCGTCGGCAGCCGAACCTTCCCGGTTCGAATTGCGATGGACGATCAAGACGGCACACTTCTGCCTGGCATGGGCGTTAGCGCTTTCATCCCCATCCAACGCGAGTCAACGGAACTGCTCGTTCCCCGCGACGCGGTTTTGCGAAAGCCGGACGAATCGACCATTTGGATTCTCGAGCAAGGTGACTCCGCCGCGGGAGATCCCAACGCGGCAACCAGCGGGAAACCGGAGGGTCCCAAAACGAACGGGGCACCCAATTGGACCGCGCATCCCATCCCGGTTCGCGTGCTGTCGCACACTCGAGAATCGTACGCGATCGCGCCGGTCCGAAAAGTCGATCGGCCGCGATTGGAACCCGGGGTGCAAGTCGTGACGGAGGGTCTCGAACGATTGGTTCCCGGTGCACGTGTCAAAGTGGATCCTGACACGTCCGAACTCGCCGCTGTCCCCGGGACCTACCGAACGGGCCAACAAAAGAGTGACCGCGATCGGTAG